One Pararhizobium sp. IMCC3301 DNA segment encodes these proteins:
- the rplP gene encoding 50S ribosomal protein L16 — translation MLQPKRTKFRKAHKGRIHGIAKGGTDLNFGAFGLKALEPERITARQIEAARRAMTRHMKRAGRVWIRIFPDVPVSSKPTEVRMGKGKGSPDFWAARVKPGRIMFEIDGVTPEVAREAFRLAAAKLPIKTRFVQRIGE, via the coding sequence ATGCTGCAACCGAAGCGAACAAAATTCCGCAAGGCGCATAAAGGCCGTATTCACGGTATCGCCAAAGGCGGAACAGATTTGAATTTTGGTGCTTTTGGCTTGAAAGCATTGGAACCAGAGCGTATTACAGCGCGACAGATCGAAGCTGCTCGCCGTGCGATGACACGTCATATGAAGCGTGCAGGCCGTGTCTGGATCCGTATTTTTCCGGATGTCCCGGTTTCCAGCAAGCCTACCGAAGTCCGTATGGGTAAAGGTAAGGGTTCGCCGGACTTTTGGGCCGCTCGCGTAAAACCGGGCCGGATCATGTTCGAGATTGACGGTGTAACCCCGGAAGTTGCGCGTGAAGCGTTTCGTTTGGCGGCAGCTAAACTGCCGATCAAGACCCGTTTTGTGCAACGTATCGGCGAATAG
- the rplE gene encoding 50S ribosomal protein L5 — MADVAVQARLKGQYEEVIRAKLIEQFGYKNPMQVPALDKVVINMGIGEGVGDQKKVKAAAEDLSLIAGQRAVITTARKSIAGFKVRDGMALGAKVTLRKIRMYEFVDRLVTIALPRVRDFRGLNPKSFDGNGNFAMGIKEHIVFPEIEYDKVEQVWGMDVIVCTTADNDDEARALLKALNFPFRQ; from the coding sequence ATGGCTGATGTTGCAGTGCAAGCCCGGCTTAAAGGGCAGTATGAAGAGGTTATTCGCGCCAAACTGATTGAACAGTTTGGTTACAAGAACCCGATGCAGGTTCCGGCCCTCGACAAGGTTGTGATCAATATGGGCATCGGCGAAGGCGTTGGTGACCAGAAGAAGGTGAAGGCAGCTGCCGAAGATCTTTCGCTGATCGCAGGTCAGCGTGCCGTCATTACGACAGCGCGCAAATCGATCGCGGGCTTCAAGGTGCGCGATGGAATGGCACTTGGTGCGAAGGTTACACTTCGCAAGATCAGAATGTATGAATTTGTGGATCGTCTGGTGACGATTGCATTGCCACGCGTTCGTGACTTTCGTGGTCTGAACCCGAAGAGCTTTGATGGCAATGGCAATTTCGCCATGGGTATCAAGGAACATATCGTGTTCCCCGAAATCGAATATGACAAAGTGGAACAGGTCTGGGGCATGGACGTGATTGTCTGCACAACCGCAGACAATGATGATGAAGCACGGGCATTGCTCAAGGCATTGAACTTTCCGTTCCGTCAGTAA
- the rpsE gene encoding 30S ribosomal protein S5 has protein sequence MAGRDREERDSEFVDKLVHINRVAKVVKGGRRFGFAALVVVGDQKGRVGFGHGKAREVPEAIRKATEAAKRGMIRVPLREGRTLHHDASGRHGAGRVTMRSAPAGTGIIAGGPMRAIFETLGVQDVVAKSVGTSNPYNMIRATFEALKNENSPRSVASRRGIKVSTLQSRRTPAEGGEVAEA, from the coding sequence ATGGCTGGCAGAGATCGTGAAGAGCGCGACAGCGAATTCGTCGATAAGCTTGTACACATCAACCGTGTGGCAAAAGTGGTCAAGGGTGGCCGCCGTTTCGGATTTGCAGCCCTGGTGGTTGTTGGCGACCAGAAAGGCCGTGTCGGCTTTGGTCACGGCAAGGCCCGTGAGGTTCCTGAAGCGATTCGCAAGGCAACTGAAGCGGCCAAACGCGGCATGATCCGTGTGCCACTGCGTGAAGGCCGGACGTTGCATCACGATGCTTCAGGCCGCCATGGTGCCGGACGCGTGACGATGCGCTCCGCACCTGCGGGTACCGGAATTATTGCTGGTGGCCCAATGCGCGCGATTTTTGAAACGCTGGGCGTTCAGGATGTGGTTGCCAAATCTGTCGGCACATCAAATCCTTACAATATGATCCGCGCTACTTTTGAAGCGCTGAAAAATGAGAACAGCCCGCGCAGTGTGGCCTCTCGCCGTGGTATTAAAGTGTCAACGTTGCAGTCACGCCGGACCCCGGCTGAGGGCGGCGAAGTGGCAGAAGCATAA
- the rpmC gene encoding 50S ribosomal protein L29: MKADDLATMTVDQLDDELVKLKKEQFNLRFQRATGQLENTARFRQLRRDIARINTVAVQKRTAAAAG, translated from the coding sequence ATGAAGGCAGATGATTTGGCAACGATGACCGTTGATCAGCTCGACGACGAGCTGGTTAAGTTGAAAAAAGAGCAGTTCAATCTGCGGTTTCAGCGTGCAACGGGTCAGTTGGAGAACACAGCGCGATTTCGGCAGTTACGTCGGGATATTGCGCGGATTAATACAGTAGCGGTGCAAAAGCGCACAGCTGCTGCGGCAGGCTAA
- the rplV gene encoding 50S ribosomal protein L22 has translation MGKAKRERVLKDSEAKAVVRNLRVSPQKLNLVAATIRGKKVEKALADLTFSPRRIASSVKAGLESAIANAENNHDLDVDALVVAEAYVGKSIVMKRWQPRARGRVGRIVKPFSNLTIVVREVEETA, from the coding sequence ATGGGTAAGGCAAAACGCGAACGCGTATTGAAGGACAGTGAGGCGAAAGCTGTAGTTCGCAATCTGCGCGTCAGCCCTCAGAAACTGAACCTGGTCGCTGCAACGATCCGCGGCAAGAAAGTTGAGAAGGCTCTGGCCGATCTGACTTTCTCACCCCGTCGTATCGCGAGCAGTGTCAAGGCCGGGCTGGAATCTGCAATTGCAAACGCTGAAAACAATCATGATCTGGATGTTGATGCGTTGGTGGTGGCAGAAGCCTATGTCGGCAAGAGCATCGTCATGAAGCGCTGGCAGCCTCGCGCACGTGGCCGTGTCGGTCGCATTGTAAAGCCATTTTCAAATCTGACAATCGTCGTGCGTGAAGTTGAGGAGACAGCTTAA
- the rplN gene encoding 50S ribosomal protein L14: protein MIQMQTNLEVADNSGARRVQCIKVLGGSKRKYASVGDIIVVSVKEAIPRGRVKKGDVLKAVVVRTRKDLRRADGSVIRFDGNAAVIVNNNKEPIGTRVFGPIPRELRAKNHMKIIQLAPEVL from the coding sequence ATGATTCAGATGCAAACCAACCTCGAAGTGGCCGATAATTCCGGCGCACGACGTGTGCAGTGCATCAAGGTGCTTGGTGGTTCCAAGCGCAAATATGCATCGGTTGGCGACATTATTGTCGTCAGCGTGAAAGAAGCTATTCCCCGTGGCCGTGTGAAAAAGGGCGACGTGCTGAAAGCGGTTGTTGTGCGGACCCGCAAGGATCTGCGCCGCGCTGATGGCAGCGTCATCCGGTTCGACGGCAATGCAGCGGTGATCGTGAATAATAACAAGGAGCCGATCGGCACCCGTGTTTTTGGTCCGATCCCGCGTGAATTGCGCGCCAAGAACCACATGAAGATCATCCAGCTTGCGCCAGAGGTGCTGTAA
- the rpsJ gene encoding 30S ribosomal protein S10, whose amino-acid sequence MNGQNIRIRLKAFDHRVLDVSTKEIVSTAKRTGAQVRGPVPLPTRIEKFTVNRSPHIDKKSREQFEIRTHKRLLDIIDPTPQTVDALMKLDLAAGVDVEIKL is encoded by the coding sequence ATGAACGGTCAAAACATCCGCATTCGCCTCAAGGCGTTCGACCACCGCGTGCTGGACGTGTCGACGAAAGAAATCGTCTCCACAGCCAAGCGCACGGGTGCTCAGGTGCGTGGGCCAGTACCACTGCCGACGCGCATAGAAAAATTCACGGTGAACCGTTCACCTCATATCGACAAAAAAAGTCGCGAACAGTTCGAAATTCGGACACATAAGCGTCTTCTCGACATTATCGACCCTACTCCGCAGACAGTGGACGCGCTCATGAAGCTCGACCTTGCGGCCGGTGTCGATGTCGAGATCAAGCTTTAA
- the rplF gene encoding 50S ribosomal protein L6: MSRIGKKAVAVPSGVTATIDGQQVNVKGPKGELSAVLVDKVLASMGDSGIEVKPVDGSNEARAMWGMSRTIVENLVLGVTEGFKKDLQINGVGYRAAVQGKNLQLALGFSHEVLYEIPEGIQIACAKPTEISVSGIDKQKVGQVAAEIRKYRPPEPYKGKGVKYADEYIFRKEGKKK, translated from the coding sequence ATGTCTCGGATTGGTAAAAAAGCAGTGGCGGTTCCTTCGGGAGTAACAGCCACGATTGATGGCCAACAGGTCAATGTCAAAGGCCCCAAGGGGGAACTGTCAGCTGTTCTGGTTGATAAGGTTCTGGCCTCCATGGGGGATAGCGGCATTGAAGTGAAGCCGGTTGATGGATCAAATGAGGCGCGTGCCATGTGGGGCATGTCCCGCACCATCGTGGAAAATCTGGTTCTCGGTGTCACCGAGGGCTTCAAAAAAGATCTTCAGATCAATGGGGTTGGTTATCGTGCCGCCGTTCAGGGTAAGAACCTGCAACTGGCGCTGGGTTTCAGCCACGAAGTTCTGTACGAAATTCCGGAAGGCATTCAGATTGCGTGTGCCAAGCCGACGGAAATCTCTGTGTCCGGTATCGACAAACAGAAAGTCGGTCAGGTTGCGGCTGAAATTCGCAAATATCGTCCGCCCGAGCCCTATAAGGGCAAAGGCGTCAAATATGCGGACGAATACATCTTCCGCAAAGAAGGCAAGAAGAAGTAA
- the rplR gene encoding 50S ribosomal protein L18, producing MAKNLTLFERRRARVRRSLHKTSTGRPRLSVHRSSKNIYAQIIDDVAGKTLAAASSLDKELRSDLKTGADRDAAAAVGKLVAERAVNAGVKQVVFDRGGFIYHGRVKALGDAAREGGLEF from the coding sequence ATGGCAAAGAATTTGACACTTTTCGAACGTCGTCGCGCCCGTGTTCGCCGTTCGCTTCACAAGACATCCACCGGTCGCCCGCGTTTGAGCGTGCACCGGTCGTCAAAAAATATCTATGCGCAGATCATCGATGATGTCGCAGGCAAGACTCTTGCTGCTGCGTCCTCATTGGACAAGGAATTGCGTTCAGATTTGAAAACAGGCGCTGACAGGGACGCAGCTGCGGCCGTTGGCAAGCTGGTTGCGGAACGTGCGGTTAACGCCGGCGTCAAGCAGGTCGTATTTGACCGTGGCGGCTTTATCTATCATGGCCGCGTCAAGGCGCTTGGTGATGCTGCCCGCGAAGGCGGTCTGGAATTCTAG
- the rplC gene encoding 50S ribosomal protein L3, producing the protein MTRRSGVIAQKVGMTRVYSDAGEHIPVTVLKLDNCQVVAQRTTESNGYTALQLGVGTRKVKNTPKALRGHFAAAKVEPKRRVAEFRVSEDNLVDVGAEITADHFVSGQYVDVVGTSIGKGFAGAIKRHNFGGMRASHGVSVSHRAHGSTGQCQDPGKVFKGKKMAGHMGAERVTTQNLVVVKTDADRGLILVKGSVPGAKGGWIMISDAVKRSLPAEAPFPAAIRASAGAPAAEEAPAEAPASEESAE; encoded by the coding sequence ATGACCAGGCGTTCTGGTGTAATCGCACAAAAAGTGGGTATGACCCGTGTCTATAGTGACGCAGGTGAACACATCCCGGTAACGGTCCTGAAACTGGACAATTGCCAGGTGGTAGCTCAACGCACGACTGAGTCGAATGGCTACACAGCCCTTCAGCTTGGTGTGGGTACCCGTAAAGTCAAAAACACGCCAAAAGCTCTGCGTGGCCATTTCGCGGCTGCCAAGGTTGAGCCGAAGCGTCGTGTTGCCGAATTCCGCGTCAGCGAAGACAATCTGGTCGATGTCGGTGCGGAAATCACCGCTGATCATTTTGTTTCCGGTCAGTATGTGGACGTTGTGGGGACTTCCATCGGTAAAGGTTTTGCCGGTGCGATAAAGCGCCACAATTTTGGCGGCATGCGTGCCTCTCACGGCGTGTCCGTCTCCCACCGCGCACACGGGTCAACCGGCCAGTGTCAGGATCCGGGCAAGGTTTTCAAAGGCAAGAAGATGGCTGGCCATATGGGTGCTGAACGGGTGACCACCCAGAACCTTGTTGTCGTCAAGACCGATGCCGACCGTGGACTGATCCTGGTGAAGGGCTCTGTTCCTGGTGCCAAGGGTGGTTGGATCATGATTTCTGACGCTGTAAAGCGCAGTCTTCCTGCTGAGGCTCCGTTTCCGGCTGCCATTCGTGCATCCGCTGGCGCGCCTGCCGCTGAAGAAGCGCCTGCCGAAGCGCCAGCTAGTGAAGAGAGTGCAGAATAA
- the rplB gene encoding 50S ribosomal protein L2 — MALKKFKPNTPGQRQLVIVDRSGLWKGKPVKSLTEGLSKSGGRNNSGRITSRRRGGGHKRTYRVIDFKRTKLNVEARVERLEYDPNRTAFIALIQYTDGEQAYILAPQRLQVGDKVIASERADVKPGNSMPLSAMPVGTIIHNVEMKPGKGGQIARSAGAYAQLVGRDSDYAVIRLNSGEQRRVPAACIASVGAVSNPDHSNISLGKAGRSRWMGRRPSVRGVAMNPVDHPHGGGEGRTSGGRHPVTPWGKPTKGKKTRRNKATDKFILRSRHARKGR, encoded by the coding sequence ATGGCATTGAAAAAGTTCAAACCGAATACACCGGGCCAGCGCCAGCTGGTGATTGTGGATCGGTCCGGCCTTTGGAAGGGCAAACCGGTCAAGAGCCTGACCGAGGGCCTTTCCAAGTCCGGTGGTCGTAACAATAGCGGCCGCATTACCTCACGCCGTCGCGGCGGCGGGCATAAGCGGACCTATCGTGTGATTGATTTCAAACGCACGAAGCTGAATGTGGAAGCCAGGGTCGAGCGTTTGGAATATGATCCGAACCGGACCGCCTTTATCGCCCTGATCCAGTATACGGATGGCGAGCAGGCTTATATTCTGGCACCGCAGCGTCTGCAGGTTGGTGACAAGGTGATTGCCAGCGAACGCGCTGACGTGAAACCAGGTAACTCCATGCCATTGAGCGCGATGCCGGTTGGGACCATCATCCACAATGTGGAAATGAAGCCAGGCAAAGGCGGCCAGATTGCCCGCTCCGCCGGTGCTTACGCCCAACTCGTGGGCCGGGATTCCGACTATGCGGTTATCCGGTTGAATTCCGGCGAGCAGCGCCGCGTTCCTGCTGCATGTATTGCCTCTGTCGGTGCGGTTTCAAACCCGGATCACAGCAATATCAGCCTTGGCAAAGCCGGACGTTCGCGCTGGATGGGCCGCCGTCCAAGTGTTCGTGGTGTTGCCATGAACCCGGTTGATCACCCGCATGGTGGTGGTGAAGGCCGGACCTCAGGTGGCCGTCATCCGGTAACCCCATGGGGCAAGCCGACAAAAGGCAAAAAGACACGTCGCAACAAAGCGACTGACAAATTCATTCTGCGCTCGCGTCATGCGCGCAAAGGTCGTTAG
- the rpsS gene encoding 30S ribosomal protein S19 produces MARSIWKGPFVDGYMLKKAEKAQASGRNDVIKIWSRRSTVLPQFVGLTFGVYNGHKHIPVQVSEDMIGHKFGEFAPSRTYYGHGADKKAKRK; encoded by the coding sequence GTGGCACGTTCTATTTGGAAAGGTCCGTTTGTCGACGGATACATGTTGAAAAAGGCCGAGAAAGCTCAGGCTTCCGGTCGCAATGACGTGATCAAGATCTGGAGCCGTCGCTCCACTGTCTTGCCGCAGTTCGTTGGTCTGACCTTTGGCGTTTACAACGGTCATAAGCACATTCCGGTGCAGGTTTCGGAAGATATGATTGGCCATAAATTTGGCGAATTTGCTCCGTCCCGCACCTATTACGGTCACGGCGCCGATAAGAAGGCGAAGAGGAAGTAA
- the rplX gene encoding 50S ribosomal protein L24, producing MAAKLKKGDRVVVLTGKDKGRNGEIIRVMPKEGRAMVSGINMVKRHQRQSADVEGGIVNKEAAIQLSNLALEDPKDGKPTRVGFKVNDEGKKVRFAKRSGEMIDG from the coding sequence ATGGCTGCTAAATTGAAAAAAGGCGACCGCGTTGTCGTGCTGACAGGCAAGGATAAGGGCCGTAATGGCGAAATTATCCGGGTCATGCCGAAAGAGGGCCGCGCCATGGTCAGCGGTATCAACATGGTCAAGCGCCACCAGCGCCAGAGCGCCGATGTTGAAGGCGGTATCGTGAACAAGGAAGCCGCTATCCAATTGTCCAATCTGGCATTGGAAGATCCCAAGGATGGCAAGCCGACCCGTGTTGGTTTCAAGGTAAATGATGAAGGCAAGAAGGTTCGCTTTGCGAAGCGTTCCGGAGAAATGATCGATGGCTGA
- a CDS encoding 50S ribosomal protein L23, translating into MIKLSAYDVIVSPVITEKSTNASEHNQVVFNVAPTATKPEIKSAVETLFGVKVDHVNTLVRKGKTKRFRGIKGRQSDVKKAIVTLKDGETIDVTTGL; encoded by the coding sequence ATGATCAAATTGTCAGCATATGATGTGATCGTCAGCCCGGTTATCACCGAGAAATCAACCAACGCTTCGGAGCATAATCAGGTTGTTTTCAATGTGGCGCCGACAGCAACCAAGCCAGAAATCAAATCTGCGGTTGAAACGCTTTTTGGGGTGAAGGTCGACCACGTCAATACACTTGTACGCAAGGGTAAGACAAAGCGCTTTCGCGGTATCAAAGGTCGCCAGTCCGACGTGAAGAAAGCAATCGTCACGTTGAAAGACGGTGAGACCATCGACGTGACAACTGGCCTTTAG
- the rplD gene encoding 50S ribosomal protein L4, with translation MKLAVKTLDGADAGSVSVADEVFGLEPRADILHRMVRYQLAKRRAGTHAVKNRADVTGSTKKFVKQKGSGGARHGNKKAPQFRSGGRAFGPVVRDHATALPKKVRALALKHALSSKAKASELIVLEDANLSDAKTKILLAKLKELGLSNALVIDGAEVNENFARAAGNIAQLDVLPVQGINVYDILRRDVLVLTKAALGALEERFK, from the coding sequence ATGAAACTCGCTGTTAAAACACTTGATGGCGCCGATGCAGGGTCTGTATCCGTGGCAGATGAAGTATTCGGCCTGGAGCCGCGTGCCGACATTCTGCACCGCATGGTCCGCTATCAGCTCGCCAAACGCCGCGCCGGAACACATGCGGTCAAAAACCGCGCCGACGTGACCGGTTCGACAAAGAAATTTGTCAAACAGAAGGGCTCCGGCGGCGCTCGTCACGGCAATAAGAAAGCGCCTCAGTTCCGCAGTGGTGGCCGGGCCTTCGGTCCTGTCGTTCGTGACCATGCGACGGCGCTTCCCAAGAAAGTCAGGGCCCTGGCGCTGAAACATGCTTTATCGAGCAAGGCGAAAGCTTCGGAGTTGATCGTTCTGGAAGATGCAAATCTGTCAGATGCGAAAACAAAGATCCTGCTCGCCAAACTGAAAGAGCTTGGGCTCAGCAACGCTCTGGTGATTGACGGCGCGGAGGTGAATGAAAACTTCGCACGCGCTGCCGGTAACATTGCTCAGCTTGATGTGCTGCCGGTTCAGGGCATCAATGTTTATGACATTCTGCGCCGCGATGTTCTGGTTTTGACCAAAGCCGCTCTGGGCGCGCTTGAGGAGCGTTTCAAATGA
- the rpsQ gene encoding 30S ribosomal protein S17, with product MPKRILQGVVVSDKSDKTIVVKVERRFTHPLLKKTVRRSKKYKAHDENNQRKVGELVSIEETKPISKDKTWIVVENA from the coding sequence ATGCCAAAACGTATTTTGCAGGGCGTCGTTGTCAGCGACAAGAGCGACAAGACAATCGTGGTGAAAGTGGAACGGCGTTTTACGCATCCGCTTTTGAAAAAGACTGTGCGCCGGTCGAAAAAGTATAAAGCGCATGATGAGAACAATCAGCGCAAGGTCGGAGAACTGGTGTCCATTGAGGAAACCAAACCGATTTCGAAGGATAAAACCTGGATCGTGGTCGAAAACGCCTGA
- the rpsN gene encoding 30S ribosomal protein S14, with protein MAKKSAVEKNNDRRKLVEKYAAKRAALKAKTRDQSVPAEERFLAQLELAELPRNSSKTRVRNRCEVSGRPRGFYRKLRMSRIALRELGSAGKVPGLVKSSW; from the coding sequence ATGGCTAAAAAAAGCGCTGTTGAAAAGAATAATGATCGCCGCAAATTGGTGGAAAAGTATGCTGCAAAGCGTGCGGCCCTGAAGGCGAAGACACGGGATCAAAGTGTTCCTGCCGAGGAACGCTTTCTGGCTCAGCTGGAACTGGCTGAACTGCCCCGGAATTCGTCGAAAACCCGTGTGCGGAACCGGTGCGAAGTCTCCGGACGTCCACGCGGTTTTTATCGCAAATTGAGAATGTCGCGTATTGCGCTGCGTGAACTTGGTTCCGCCGGCAAAGTGCCTGGCCTCGTCAAGTCCAGCTGGTAA
- the tuf gene encoding elongation factor Tu, which translates to MAKEKFKRNKPHANIGTIGHVDHGKTTLTAAITKYFGEFKAYDEIDGAPEEKARGITISTAHVEYETDARHYAHVDCPGHADYVKNMITGAAQMDGAILVVSATDGPMPQTREHILLARQVGVPSLVVFMNKVDQVDDEELLELVEMEIRELLVAYEYPGDDIPVTMGSALAALEGRDEKIGEEAIRALMKTVDEYIPQPERPIDQAFLMPIEDVFSISGRGTVVTGRVERGVIKVGDEIEIVGIRDTQKSTCTGVEMFRKLLDSGQAGDNIGALLRGVQREDVERGQVLCKPGTVKPHTKFKAEAYILTKEEGGRHTPFLTNYRPQFYFRTTDVTGIVHLPEGTEMVMPGDNVEMDVELIVPIAMEERLRFAIREGGRTVGAGIVASIIE; encoded by the coding sequence ATGGCCAAGGAAAAGTTTAAACGCAATAAGCCGCATGCGAACATTGGCACGATTGGTCATGTTGACCACGGCAAGACGACATTGACGGCAGCGATTACGAAATATTTTGGTGAATTCAAGGCTTATGACGAGATTGATGGTGCACCGGAAGAAAAGGCACGCGGCATTACGATTTCCACTGCTCACGTTGAGTATGAAACGGATGCGCGCCACTACGCCCATGTCGATTGTCCGGGCCACGCGGATTATGTGAAGAACATGATCACCGGTGCGGCTCAGATGGATGGTGCGATTCTGGTTGTGTCCGCGACTGATGGCCCGATGCCACAGACCCGCGAGCACATTTTGCTGGCGCGTCAGGTTGGTGTTCCCTCGCTTGTGGTTTTCATGAACAAGGTTGACCAGGTTGACGATGAGGAACTGCTTGAGCTTGTCGAGATGGAAATCCGCGAGTTGCTGGTAGCCTATGAGTATCCTGGCGATGATATTCCGGTAACGATGGGGTCCGCGCTTGCGGCGCTTGAGGGCCGTGATGAGAAGATCGGTGAAGAAGCGATCCGCGCGCTGATGAAGACGGTTGACGAGTATATTCCGCAGCCCGAGCGTCCGATTGACCAGGCGTTCCTGATGCCGATCGAAGATGTGTTCTCGATTTCCGGTCGCGGTACGGTTGTGACCGGTCGTGTTGAGCGTGGCGTCATCAAGGTTGGCGACGAGATTGAGATTGTCGGCATTCGCGATACGCAGAAATCGACCTGTACCGGTGTTGAGATGTTCCGCAAGCTGCTGGACAGCGGCCAGGCGGGTGACAATATCGGCGCACTGCTGCGCGGTGTTCAGCGTGAAGATGTTGAGCGCGGCCAGGTTCTGTGCAAGCCGGGTACTGTGAAGCCCCACACCAAGTTCAAGGCGGAAGCCTATATTCTGACGAAGGAAGAGGGCGGGCGTCATACGCCATTCCTGACCAATTACCGTCCCCAGTTCTACTTCCGGACAACGGATGTGACCGGTATTGTTCATCTTCCCGAAGGCACGGAAATGGTGATGCCGGGTGATAATGTCGAGATGGATGTCGAACTGATCGTTCCGATCGCCATGGAAGAGCGGCTGCGCTTTGCCATTCGTGAAGGCGGACGTACCGTCGGGGCCGGCATCGTCGCAAGCATCATCGAGTAA
- the rpsC gene encoding 30S ribosomal protein S3 yields the protein MGNKVSPIGLRLGINRTWDSRWFANTGEYGVLLHEDMRIRKFLEDELKQAAVSKIVIERPHKKCRVTIYSARPGIVIGKKGADIEKLRRKIGSMTTSEVHLNIVEVRKPEIDANLIAQSIAQQLERRASFRRVMKRAVQNAMRLGAEGIRINCGGRLGGAEIARVEWYREGRVPLHTLRADIDYGTYEATTAYGIIGIKVWVFKGEIMEHDPMASERRMSEGPDANRRRSAA from the coding sequence ATGGGAAATAAAGTCAGCCCGATCGGCCTGCGCCTCGGTATCAACCGCACCTGGGATTCACGCTGGTTCGCCAACACCGGCGAATATGGTGTGTTGCTGCATGAAGATATGCGCATCCGCAAATTCCTGGAAGACGAGTTGAAACAGGCAGCGGTGTCGAAGATCGTCATCGAGCGCCCACACAAGAAATGCCGTGTCACGATTTACAGCGCCCGTCCGGGCATTGTTATCGGCAAGAAGGGCGCGGACATCGAGAAGCTTCGCAGGAAGATCGGTTCGATGACCACATCCGAAGTGCATCTCAACATCGTTGAAGTGCGCAAGCCGGAAATCGACGCCAATCTGATTGCCCAGTCGATTGCTCAGCAGCTGGAGCGCCGTGCATCGTTCCGCCGGGTGATGAAGCGTGCGGTTCAAAATGCCATGCGCCTGGGTGCCGAAGGCATCCGGATCAATTGCGGCGGACGCCTCGGCGGTGCCGAGATTGCCCGGGTCGAATGGTATCGCGAAGGTCGCGTGCCGCTTCACACTTTGCGCGCTGACATCGATTATGGCACCTACGAAGCCACAACGGCCTACGGTATCATTGGAATTAAGGTTTGGGTCTTCAAGGGCGAAATCATGGAACACGATCCCATGGCATCCGAGCGCCGTATGAGCGAAGGTCCTGATGCAAATCGTCGTCGTTCAGCAGCCTAA
- the rpsH gene encoding 30S ribosomal protein S8 — MSMSDPLGDMLTRIRNALMRGKSSCSTPASKLRARVLDVLQSEGYIRGYSEVEYEKGKSEFQIELKYFDGDPVIQKIERVSKPGRRVYAGADGIPRVANGLGVSIVSTPRGVMADHEARTQNIGGEVLCRVF; from the coding sequence ATGTCAATGTCTGATCCACTCGGCGATATGCTGACACGTATCCGTAACGCTTTGATGCGCGGCAAGAGCTCATGCTCGACACCGGCATCCAAGTTGCGCGCACGCGTTCTGGATGTGCTCCAGTCCGAAGGCTACATTCGCGGATATAGTGAAGTTGAGTATGAAAAGGGCAAGTCGGAATTTCAGATCGAACTGAAATATTTTGACGGCGATCCCGTGATTCAGAAAATCGAGCGGGTGTCGAAGCCCGGCCGGCGTGTTTACGCCGGTGCGGACGGTATTCCGCGTGTGGCCAATGGGCTGGGTGTTTCGATTGTGTCCACGCCACGCGGTGTGATGGCAGATCACGAAGCGCGGACCCAGAATATTGGTGGTGAGGTATTGTGCCGCGTCTTCTAG